A segment of the Entomomonas moraniae genome:
TGAGGCCGTAGGGAAAACGCTTGAAAAAGCAATTAAGTCTGCACGTGTTAAAGCGACACAGGCTGCTGTGGCTGTGGGTGGATCATCTGTTATTACTCGTGTTGTAGATGTCATTAAAGGTGTAAGTGATGCTGATGTGGAGGTTCAGTTACAATTAGAAGCTGACCAATATATTCCTTATCCATTGGACGAAGTATCCATTGACTTTGCACGTTTAAGCACTATTTCACCTAATGATGATACCAAGGAAGAGGTATTGTTAGCCGCGTGTCGTAAAGAAAGTATAGAAGTAAGAGAGTCAGTTTTAGCCTTCGTTGGCTTGACTGCAGGTGTTGTTGATCTTGAGTCTTACGCGATGGAGCGTGCAGCCTCTCTTTTACCTATTGTTAAAAAAGCAAGTACAACAATTCCTGTTGCTGTGGTTGATATTGGATCAACAATGCTGAGTTTTAATATTATCTTTAATGATCATATTATTTATAATCGTGAGCAAATGTTTGGTGGTAGGCAACTAACAGAAGAAATTCAGCGCCATTATGGATTAACCTTTTTAGATGCTGAAAGAGCGAAGAAAAAAGGTGAGTTGCCTGATGATTATGAAGAGTCTGTATTAAAAGGATTTATGGATCAAGTATCAGATCAAATAGCACGCTCCTTACAATTCTTCTTTGCGACAGGGCAATACACCAGTGTTGATGGTATTGTTCTAGTGGGTGGTGGTGCTAGAGTTAAGCAGTTGACTAGCTACATTCAAAATAAATTAAATATACCCACACAAACCGCTAATCCTTTTGCAGACATGAAAACATCTTCACGGATTAATGCATCTGCTTTGGCTCAGGATGCCCCCGCATTAATGATTGCTTGTGGACTAGCAATGAGGAGTTTTGACTAATGGTACGTATTAACTTATTACCATGGCGTGAACAACAAAGAGAAGAACGTAAACGCCAATTTTTTATTGCGTTAGCTATTACAGGTATTGTGGGTGTTTTTTTGGTTTTTATTGCTAATAAATATTATGAGTTAGAGGTCGATAACCAAAATATAAGGAACCAATATTTGCAAGGGCAAATTAAAATAATGGAAAATAACTTAAAGGATATTGAAGACCTTAAGAAAAAGAAATCTGAGTTGTTATCTCGAATGAAGGTTATTCAAGGGTTACAGTCGAATCGACAAATATTAGCGAGATTGTTAGATCAATTTGTTAGGACTTTACCCGAAGGGATATTTTATACCTCTTTAACAAAAACGAATAAGAAAATTGTTATTGATGGGATGACTGTTTCTAATAATCGTGTTTCGCAGTTAATGAGAAATTTTGAAGGTTCGCCTTGGTTAGCTAATCCAAATTTAACAGTTATTTCAAGGCTTAATCAAAAAGATCCTAATGATAAAGCTGCAAAGTTTACTTTGCTTATTGATGAAACTGAACCTAAGGATGGAGAGGCTATACAATGAAATTTGACTTGAAAAGTTTGGATTTAAATAATTTAGATCCAAAGGCTCCAGGTACATGGCCTACACCGGTAATGGTTTTGGCTTGCCTTGTGGTATTGATTTTTATTCCCTTTTTAGGCTATCAGTTCTATTTAAGTGATATTCGTTCCTCTCTAGATACAGCTAAAAATCAAGAACCAAAGCTTAAAACTGAATTTGAGACAAAAGCTGCGCAATCTGCAAGCTTAAATGCTTATAAAGCACAAATGATTGAAATTGAAGAAAGTTTTAGCGGACTACTTAAGCAGCTTCCAGCGGATACGGAAGTGCCTGGTCTTATTGAAGACATGACTAAAGCAGGGTTGACGAGCGGATTAGAGTTTTCAGAAATTAAATTATTACCTGAAGTCAATCAACCTTTTTACATAGAGCTACCTGTACAAATTTCTGTAACAGGTAATTATCATTCATTTGCAAATTTTGCAACTAAAGTTTCTGCTTTGTCACGTATCGTTACATTGAATGATTTCTCAATTAAACCCGTTGTTGTGGGCGACTCTTCGAATTTAGTTATCACTGTGCAGGCAAAAACATATCGTTATCGAGGAGAAGGAAAATGATAATGATAAAGTTTAAGTATCTTTTATGTTTTGGACTTTTATCAAGTTTGTTGGTTGGGTGTGGTAATCAAGGTACTTCAGATCTTGAAGCATACGTTGAAACAGTAAAAGCAAGAGCTGCTCCGAGAATAGAACCCTTACCAGAACCAAAAGTCTACTTGCCTTTCTCTTATAGTGCTACTTTTTTAAGAGATCCTTTTCAAAGTCAAGATGTTATTCCTGATAGGACTGAGGACGACTCAAGAGAAAAGTGTACATTGCCTGATTTAACTAGACCTAAAGGCTATTTAGAAGGTTTCGATATTAGTGCTTTTGCTATGGTTGGGACGATAGAGAATGACAAAGAATACTATGCTCTAGTGAGAGTAGGGGGGAGTGTTCATCTTGTAAAGGTTGGAGATTATATCGGTATAAATCATGGAGAAATCATGTCTATTGATGATTTTAGGTTGATGGTTTTAGAAAAAATTTCTAATGGTGAAGAAGGCTGTACTGAAAGGCCATATACTTTAGAGCTAAAGAGTTAATTGTAAGGATATAACAGATGAAAAATAATACCCTAATTAAGCACATTGAAAAATCACAAAGTGCTCGTTTTAGTCGATTAGCTATGGCTTTATTAAGTATGGCTGTTACTCCAATGCTTTTTGCTGCAAACTTAAAGGATATGGAAGTAGCTTCTTTACCGGGGGAGCAAGTCCAGCTTAAGCTAATCTTTGATGAACCCGTAAAATTGCCATCAGGTTATACGATTGATCAACCTGCTCGTATCGCTCTGGATTTGCCTGGTGTGACAAACCAAGTTAAAGAAAAAAGACGAACAGTAGATATTGGAAATGTTAAAAATCTAACCGTGGTAGAGGCAGGTAATAGAACTCGCCTTGTCGTTGGGCTAAACTCCTTAGTTCCTTATACTTCTCGCGTAGAAGGTAATAATGTTTATATTTTATTGGGCGATAGCAACACTAATACAGCTACAAAGCCAGCTACTTTGACAGTAGCAACATCAAGCGTCAAACCAACTACTAGTACAGTAAAAACAAATACGACATCTATTGTGCCTAGTATTAGTGGTGTAGATAAAATAGACAGTGTTGATTTTAGACGTGGTGATGGTGGTGAAGGCGATATTATAATTCAGTTATCTAATAGTAACATCAGCCCTGAGATTCAAGAGCGTAATGGTCGCATTGTACTCAGCTTTCCTAAAACTCAGTTACCTGAGGCTCTCCGCGTACGTTTGGATGTGACAGATTTTGCTACACCTGTTAAATTTGTTAACTCAACATCTGATGCAAATGGCTCAACGATTACTATTGAACCAAGAGGGAATTACGATTACTTAGTCTATCAAGCCAATGATAAATTAACGGTAAGTGTTAAAAGTATTTCTGCGGAAGATAAACAGCGCCATTTAGAAGACCAAGGTATTTTTAAAGGTGAGCGTTTGTCTTTAAACTTCCAAAATATTGAAGTGCGTAGTGTGTTACAAATTTTAGCGGATTTTACTAAACTAAACTTAGTTGCGAGTGATACTGTTACAGGTAATATTACGCTACGGTTACAAAATGTTCCTTGGGATCAAGCATTAGATATTATTATGCGTACCCGTGGCCTTGCTAAACGTCAAGAAGGTAATATTCTAATTATTGCTCCAGCGGATGAGTTGGCGGAGTCTGCACGCCGTATTTACGATGCACAAGAAACGCTAAAGGCAACGCAACCACTTCGTCGTGAGCTTATTCAAGTGAATTATGCTGATGCGACGGCTATTATTGGTTTGTTCCAAGCCACGATGTCACAAACAAATAGTATTCAAACAGGGCAGACAACATCAGGTGCCGGTACTTACTCAGCGAATATGACTATGAATGACCGTGGATCACTCACCGTTGATAAAAGAACCAATACTATTCTAGCTTATCAAACGGAAGAGCGGCTACAAGAGCTAAGACGTATCGTTGCCCAGTTGGATAAACCCGTGCGTCAAGTTATGATCGAAACGCGTATTGTTGAAGCTAATGTATCTTTTGCTAAAAGCCTAGGAGTTCGTTGGGCCGCCGATATTGGTAAAACAGGTAACCTTCATTCTTATGGTGGTGCGGATGGACGTTATAATAGTAAAAGTGGTAGTGATGGTAACTTTGCTAATACAGGTACTAATATTGGTTTTGACGAAGATAAAAATGCGTATACAATTCCAGCAGCAGCACCTGTTGTTGACTTAGGTGCGGCAAATGCTACTTCAGGTTTTGGTATTGGCTATATTACAAAAAACCTAATGCTGGATCTTAAACTTAATGCGATGCAGAAATCGAGCCAAGGAGAGATTATCTCCCAGCCTAAGGTGACTACATCTGATAAAGAAAAAGCCACAATTATGAAAGGGCAAGAGGTGCCTTATCAAGAAGCAACTTCAAGTGGTGCTACATCTACTTCTTTCAAAAAAGCTGTACTATCTCTTGAAGT
Coding sequences within it:
- the pilM gene encoding type IV pilus assembly protein PilM, giving the protein MLGIDIGSSSVRVVDLDQSGNSYVLNGYAIEDLPLGVVSDRTIHDVEAVGKTLEKAIKSARVKATQAAVAVGGSSVITRVVDVIKGVSDADVEVQLQLEADQYIPYPLDEVSIDFARLSTISPNDDTKEEVLLAACRKESIEVRESVLAFVGLTAGVVDLESYAMERAASLLPIVKKASTTIPVAVVDIGSTMLSFNIIFNDHIIYNREQMFGGRQLTEEIQRHYGLTFLDAERAKKKGELPDDYEESVLKGFMDQVSDQIARSLQFFFATGQYTSVDGIVLVGGGARVKQLTSYIQNKLNIPTQTANPFADMKTSSRINASALAQDAPALMIACGLAMRSFD
- a CDS encoding pilus assembly protein PilP; protein product: MIKFKYLLCFGLLSSLLVGCGNQGTSDLEAYVETVKARAAPRIEPLPEPKVYLPFSYSATFLRDPFQSQDVIPDRTEDDSREKCTLPDLTRPKGYLEGFDISAFAMVGTIENDKEYYALVRVGGSVHLVKVGDYIGINHGEIMSIDDFRLMVLEKISNGEEGCTERPYTLELKS
- the pilQ gene encoding type IV pilus secretin PilQ, which codes for MKNNTLIKHIEKSQSARFSRLAMALLSMAVTPMLFAANLKDMEVASLPGEQVQLKLIFDEPVKLPSGYTIDQPARIALDLPGVTNQVKEKRRTVDIGNVKNLTVVEAGNRTRLVVGLNSLVPYTSRVEGNNVYILLGDSNTNTATKPATLTVATSSVKPTTSTVKTNTTSIVPSISGVDKIDSVDFRRGDGGEGDIIIQLSNSNISPEIQERNGRIVLSFPKTQLPEALRVRLDVTDFATPVKFVNSTSDANGSTITIEPRGNYDYLVYQANDKLTVSVKSISAEDKQRHLEDQGIFKGERLSLNFQNIEVRSVLQILADFTKLNLVASDTVTGNITLRLQNVPWDQALDIIMRTRGLAKRQEGNILIIAPADELAESARRIYDAQETLKATQPLRRELIQVNYADATAIIGLFQATMSQTNSIQTGQTTSGAGTYSANMTMNDRGSLTVDKRTNTILAYQTEERLQELRRIVAQLDKPVRQVMIETRIVEANVSFAKSLGVRWAADIGKTGNLHSYGGADGRYNSKSGSDGNFANTGTNIGFDEDKNAYTIPAAAPVVDLGAANATSGFGIGYITKNLMLDLKLNAMQKSSQGEIISQPKVTTSDKEKATIMKGQEVPYQEATSSGATSTSFKKAVLSLEVTPQITPDNQVMMEVKVNKDSVDYSRSVAGVPPIDTNEVTAKVLVGDGETIVLGGVFQNTQSKTVEKVPYLGDLPVMGRLFRRDTVDNNKQELLIFITPRIIDNKAFAVSR
- a CDS encoding type IV pilus inner membrane component PilO, with amino-acid sequence MKFDLKSLDLNNLDPKAPGTWPTPVMVLACLVVLIFIPFLGYQFYLSDIRSSLDTAKNQEPKLKTEFETKAAQSASLNAYKAQMIEIEESFSGLLKQLPADTEVPGLIEDMTKAGLTSGLEFSEIKLLPEVNQPFYIELPVQISVTGNYHSFANFATKVSALSRIVTLNDFSIKPVVVGDSSNLVITVQAKTYRYRGEGK
- a CDS encoding PilN domain-containing protein is translated as MVRINLLPWREQQREERKRQFFIALAITGIVGVFLVFIANKYYELEVDNQNIRNQYLQGQIKIMENNLKDIEDLKKKKSELLSRMKVIQGLQSNRQILARLLDQFVRTLPEGIFYTSLTKTNKKIVIDGMTVSNNRVSQLMRNFEGSPWLANPNLTVISRLNQKDPNDKAAKFTLLIDETEPKDGEAIQ